A segment of the Pantoea trifolii genome:
CATCCCGCTCCGCCACTTTTTGCAGTGCATTCCAGATACGCCCGTTACTGCCCGCTTTGGCAAAGTGATCGCCGCCGCCGCCGTTTGCCGCTTCACTGGCGAGGATATCCTCAAAGACGTTACTGCTGCGATCAACGGCTGAGACATCGCCATATAACCCCTGAACCACCAGAACACCGGGGCCGCTGGACAATGCACGATGCAGTTCAGCCAGCATGTTTTGACGGTCTGCTGTTGCAGCCGCCAGCAGGTCGTCACGATGATAGATCAGCACATTTTTATCAGCCGAACGTGCCAGCGGGAAATCGTCTTTACGCAGGGTTTGCGCGCAAATCGTGGCGAAATCGTCGAGCGAAATATGACTGTCGTTAATGTAGATATTCTTCATTTTTTTGCCTCACAGAGTCAGAGCTTGTGATGGCTGGAAGCCACCGTTATCACCACAACCAACCACACTTTGATCGAAATCGATCACCGCACCCGTCATCATTCCTGACTCCTCAGAAAGGAGAAATGCGACGCCACGCGCGACTTCGGCTGGCTTGAGCAGACGACCAAAAGGCTGCGCCTGCTCAGCGTTGCGAAGCCAGTTTTCATCAGCGTCATGATATTGCCGCTGGATGTCGTGCTCGTGTGGCGTATCCATCCAGCCAATATTCAGACCGTTTACCCGGATGCGATTGCGCATGGCGCTGAAGGCCACGTTTTTAGTCAGTGTGACCAGCGCACCTTTGGATGCGGCGTATGCCGTTAAGAAGCTCTGACCGCCATGAGAAGTCATGGTGATGATATTGACGATGCTGCCTTCAATGCCTTTGGCAATCATCAGTTTGATCGCTGCCTGCATCAGGAAAAAAGGCGCGCGAACGTTGACGGCCATAATCGCATCAAATAATTCCGGGGAAGTGTTGAGGATGGTGCCGCGATCGGACATGCCTGCGCAATTCACCAGCCCGTGCAGGGTTCCAAACGCCTTTTCTGCGGTCGCCACTACTTTTTCGCAGGCTTCTGGCGAGCTGATATCTGCTTCAACAAATATCACTTCACAACCGGTTTGACTGAGAATATCCACCTGTTCGTGTCCGGCTTTAACATTACGACCGCAAATCACAATGCCCCGGGCTCCGCGAATTGCCAGAAGACTGGCAACGGCTGCGCCTAATCCCTGTGTTCCGCCGGTCACGACGAACACTTTGTTTTTAAATCTGCTGCTGTCACTCAGGCTCATTTCATGTCCTTTGTTATTTTGGGTGAGGTAAGGTCTGTCCACTTGCTCACAGTGACCTTAGCAATTACATTCGATTAACAATACGGCGACATAACCTCAAAAAGACCTCAACTTATGGCAAGGTCATTCTCCATTAAGCAAATCGCGGCACAGTCTGGCGTCAGCAAAGCCACGGTCGACAGAGCATTGCATCAACGCGGCAGTGTCAGTCCACGCACTGCCCGACGCATTGCTCAGGCGATCCGCGACCTGGAATTACAGCAGCGCGCCAGCCTGGCAAGCGGTCGCACGCTACCGATCGATCTGGTGATGCACGCGCCAGAGCGATTCAGTTCGTTAGTGCTAGCGGCGCTGCTTAGTCAAATCAACAGCTTCGCGCCTTTCCGACTAACG
Coding sequences within it:
- a CDS encoding SDR family oxidoreductase, with translation MSLSDSSRFKNKVFVVTGGTQGLGAAVASLLAIRGARGIVICGRNVKAGHEQVDILSQTGCEVIFVEADISSPEACEKVVATAEKAFGTLHGLVNCAGMSDRGTILNTSPELFDAIMAVNVRAPFFLMQAAIKLMIAKGIEGSIVNIITMTSHGGQSFLTAYAASKGALVTLTKNVAFSAMRNRIRVNGLNIGWMDTPHEHDIQRQYHDADENWLRNAEQAQPFGRLLKPAEVARGVAFLLSEESGMMTGAVIDFDQSVVGCGDNGGFQPSQALTL